A stretch of Zootoca vivipara chromosome 13, rZooViv1.1, whole genome shotgun sequence DNA encodes these proteins:
- the LOC118094153 gene encoding olfactory receptor 6B1-like: protein MAKMQKYNQTTVTEFILLEFSSPPEWQTLLFVVFLAIYLVTVAGNLLIAAAVLANHHLHKPMYFFLGNLSVLETCYTSTLLPRLLASLISGYHGISFSGCFLQFYFVGTCACTECYLLSVMSYDRYVAICKPLHYVTIMKSRLCVLLSFAPWILGAVLTVFTTFFASQLNFCGPNVIDHYFCDYSPLLMLSCSETHQTEMLMSVLGSACTMPPMILTFASYVCIISTILKIPSNSGKKKAFSTCSSHLIVVTIFYGTLIIVYILPKTDTLKDLYKVFSVFYTILTPMFNPYIYSLRNREFKEILKKCACTQKLIPN from the coding sequence ATGGCAAAAATGCAAAAGTATAATCAAACGACAGTGACAGAATTCATCCTCCTGGAATTCAGTTCTCCTCCTGAATGGCAGACCCTcctctttgttgtgtttttagcaATCTACCTGgtgacagttgctggaaacctcctTATAGCTGCAGCAGTCCTAGCCAATCACCATCTCCACAAGCCCATGTACTTTTTCCTGGGGAACTTGTCTGTTTTAGAGACCTGCTACACCTCAACACTCCTCCCTAGGCTTTTGGCTAGCTTGATTAGTGGCTATCATGGGATTTCTTTTAGCGGGTGTTTTCTGCAGTTCTATTTCGTTGGTACCTGTGCTTGTACTGAGTGTTATCTCTTATCAGTGATGTCTTATGACAGGTATGTAGCAATATGTAAACCACTGCATTATGTAACCATCATGAAGAGTAGGTTATGCGTTCTCCTATCCTTTGCTCCTTGGATACTTGGTGCTGTGCTTACTGTGTTTACAACATTCTTTGCATCCCAGCTGAATTTTTGTGGCCCCAATGTAATTGACCATTACTTTTGTGATTACTCACCATTGTTAATGCTCTCCTGTAGTGAAACTCATCAGACAGAAATGTTGATGTCAGTCTTGGGATCGGCATGCACCATGCCACCAATGATATTGACCTTCGCTTCATATGTTTGCATCATCAGCACCATTTTGAAAATCCCTTCAAACAGTGGCAAGAAGAAAGCATTTTCTACCTGCTCCTCTCATCTTATTGTGGTCACCATTTTCTATGGTACCCTTATCATAGTGTACATATTACCAAAGACTGACACACTGAAGGATCTGTACAAAGTCTTCTCTGTTTTCTACACTATCCTGACTCCCATGTTCAACCCCTATATCTACAGCCTGAGGAACAGAGAGTTTAAAgaaattctgaagaagtgtgcatgcacacaaaagctcataccaaactaa
- the LOC118094151 gene encoding olfactory receptor 6B1-like yields MEQFVTKNERDNETVVTEFILLGFKTLPELQAPLFVIFLAIYTVTVTGNILIATAVLADHQLHKPMYFFLGNLSILEICYISTTLPKLLASLLSDYHGISFSGCFLQFYFFGCFACTECYLLSVMSYDRYAAICKPLHYVTIMNRRLCVQLSVAPWIIGAVLTAITAFCASHLNFCGPNEIDHFFCDYTPLLMLSCGETQQAEMLMTVVGFAGIMPPLILTLTSYACIINTILKIPSNSGRKKAFSTCSSHLIVVTIFYGTLIIVYMLPNTDTLRDLNKIFSLCYTILTPMFNPFIYSLRNRDFKQALTKAFSKFVPGRTMEENQMQQN; encoded by the coding sequence ATGGAACAATTTGTGACAAAAAATGAAAGGGATAATGAAACAGTTGTCACAGAATTTATCCTTCTAGGATTCAAGACACTTCCTGAACTGCAGGCTCCACTCTTCGTTATATTTCTAGCAATCTACACGGTGACAGTTACTGGAAACATTCTTATAGCCACAGCAGTCCTCGCTGATCATCAACTTCACAagcccatgtacttcttcctgggGAACCTGTCAATTTTAGAGATCTGCTACATCTCAACAACCCTTCCAAAACTTTTGGCTAGCTTGTTGAGTGACTATCATGGGATTTCCTTTAGTGGGTGTTTCCTCCAGTTCTATTTCTTTGGCTGTTTTGCTTGCACTGAGTGTTACCTATTATCTGTGATGTCATATGACAGGTATGCAGCCATATGTAAACCATTACATTATGTAACCATCATGAACAGGAGACTATGTGTTCAGTTATCAGTTGCGCCTTGGATTATTGGTGCTGTACTTACTGCAATTACGGCATTCTGTGCGTCACATCTGAATTTCTGTGGCCCCAATGAAATCGACCATTTCTTTTGTGATTATACACCATTGTTAATGCTCTCCTGTGGTGAAACTCAGCAGGCAGAAATGTTGATGACAGTGGTGGGATTCGCAGGCATCATGCCACCATTGATACTGACCTTGACCTCCTATGCTTGCATTATCAACACCATTTTGAAAATCCCTTCAAACAGTGGCAGGAAAAAAGCTTTTTCTACCTGCTCCTCTCATCTTATCGTGGTCACCATTTTCTATGGTACCCTTATCATAGTGTACATGTTACCAAACACCGACACACTGAGGGATCTGAACAAAATCTTTTCTCTTTGCTACACCATCCTGactcccatgttcaatcccttcATCTACAGCCTGAGGAACAGAGACTTCAAGCAAGCGCTCACAAAAGCCTTCAGCAAATTTGTGCCTGGGAGAACAATGGAAGAAAACCAAATGCAGCAAAATTAA